In Deinococcus maricopensis DSM 21211, the sequence GCCGCCGCTTCCAGGACGTACGCTTCAGCACGTACCGCCCCAACCCGGCGTTCCCGTCGCAGGCCGCCGCCCGCGACCACCTCACGCAGTTCGTGGACAGCCTGCGCGCCGCCCGCGCCGAACCGCGCGGCCTGCTGAGCTTCCTGCGCCGCCCCCGCCCACCCGAAGGCCGCGGCGTGTACCTCGACGGCGGTTTCGGCGTCGGCAAAACCCACCTGCTCGCCAGCACCTGGTACGCCTTCGAAGGCAAAAAAGCCTTCATGAGCTTCCAGGAACTCCTGTACGCCCTCGGCCTGCTCGGCATGGAACGCGCCCAGGCCGCCTTCGGCGAATTCGAGCTGCTGTGCATCGACGAGTTCGAACTCGACGACCCCGGCAACACGCACATGGTCAACACCTTCCTGGGCGCCCTCATGCCGAACGGGCTGAACGTCGTCACCACCAGCAACACCGAACCTGGCGCTCTCGGGCAGGGGCGCTTCAACGCCCGCGATTTCGCCCGCCAGATTCAGGAAATCGCTTCGCGCTTCGAGACGCTGCGCGTCGACGGCCCCGACTACCGCCAGCGCAGCAGCACCCCCGAAGGCCCCCTCGACCCACCCACCTACGCCGCGTGGAGCGGCGCCCAGGACCCTGCCACGTTCACGGAAAGCAGCGCGAGCGACCTGAACCGCCTGATGCTCACCGTGCACCCCGCCCGCTTCGGCAAGTGGCTGGAGGGCGTGCAGGCCCTCGGCGTCACCGACGTGCAGCCCATGCGCGACCAGAACGTCGCGCTGCGCTTCGTGCACCTGGTCGACAAGGCCTACGACCTGGGGTTGCAGGTGGCGTTCACCGGGGCCCCGCTGGGCACCCTGTTTGCCGAGGAGTACCGGCACGGGGCGTTCGCCAAGAAGTACGCGCGCTGCCTGTCGAGAATGTCGGAGCTGTTGGTGGAGGCGCGGCAGGCTCTGCCCACAACCACCCGCTAAACCCTCGGTGCGCGCCGCACGCTGCCCCTCCTGAAGGGCAGCGTGCGGCGCGGCCACCTATCATTCCTCCTGTAATCCAGGTTACGCTCCCTAAAGACCCGAACGTGACCTGTATCGTTTTTTTGCGTCCTGGTGGGAGCGGTTCCGTATGAGTACATGAAGGGTCCCCCAAGCGGACTGACATGCGCGCATCATCAGACCCCCGTAAGCTTTGATTGTCGCGGTGTAGCACCGAAGCAGG encodes:
- the zapE gene encoding cell division protein ZapE encodes the protein MIDLSTRTPSVTPEDLLTSFVPSRRFQDVRFSTYRPNPAFPSQAAARDHLTQFVDSLRAARAEPRGLLSFLRRPRPPEGRGVYLDGGFGVGKTHLLASTWYAFEGKKAFMSFQELLYALGLLGMERAQAAFGEFELLCIDEFELDDPGNTHMVNTFLGALMPNGLNVVTTSNTEPGALGQGRFNARDFARQIQEIASRFETLRVDGPDYRQRSSTPEGPLDPPTYAAWSGAQDPATFTESSASDLNRLMLTVHPARFGKWLEGVQALGVTDVQPMRDQNVALRFVHLVDKAYDLGLQVAFTGAPLGTLFAEEYRHGAFAKKYARCLSRMSELLVEARQALPTTTR